The proteins below are encoded in one region of Clostridia bacterium:
- the pdxS gene encoding pyridoxal 5'-phosphate synthase lyase subunit PdxS, producing the protein MSDKNGNSGLRLKIGLAEMLKGGVIMDVMSADQAEVAEKSGAVAVMALERVPAMIRTEGGVARMANPKKIKEIMAVVSIPVMAKCRIGHFAEAQILQELGVDYIDESEVLTPADEEHHVDKHAFKTPFVCGARNLGEALRRIAEGACMIRTKGEAGTGDVIHAVKHMRQIIKEIKQLTVMSEQELYAAAKNHQAPYELVRMVAQAGKLPVPNFSAGGIATPADASLMMQIGAESVFVGSGIFMKDGSSALDLKNPVERAEAEARAKAIVLATTHYNDPKVLAEVSEQVNSAMKGLAVSTIAEADMLQTRGW; encoded by the coding sequence ATGTCCGACAAGAACGGCAACAGCGGTCTGCGTCTGAAGATTGGCCTGGCCGAAATGCTGAAGGGTGGCGTCATCATGGACGTGATGAGTGCCGACCAAGCCGAAGTAGCCGAGAAGTCCGGTGCCGTCGCCGTTATGGCGCTTGAGCGTGTGCCCGCCATGATCCGCACAGAAGGCGGCGTGGCCCGCATGGCGAACCCCAAAAAGATCAAAGAGATTATGGCGGTTGTCTCGATTCCCGTCATGGCCAAGTGCCGCATCGGACACTTTGCCGAGGCACAAATCCTGCAGGAACTCGGCGTCGATTACATCGACGAGTCCGAAGTCCTCACCCCTGCCGATGAAGAGCATCACGTCGATAAGCACGCGTTCAAGACTCCCTTTGTCTGCGGCGCGCGGAATCTCGGCGAGGCTCTGCGGCGAATCGCCGAAGGCGCATGCATGATCCGTACCAAGGGCGAAGCCGGAACCGGCGACGTCATCCACGCCGTCAAGCACATGCGCCAGATCATCAAGGAGATAAAGCAGCTTACCGTCATGTCTGAGCAGGAACTCTACGCCGCTGCCAAGAATCATCAGGCACCGTATGAACTCGTACGCATGGTCGCCCAGGCTGGCAAACTGCCTGTCCCGAATTTCTCTGCGGGCGGCATTGCGACTCCGGCAGACGCGTCGCTGATGATGCAGATCGGCGCCGAATCCGTCTTCGTCGGCAGCGGCATTTTCATGAAGGACGGCAGTTCCGCGCTCGACCTCAAGAATCCCGTCGAACGCGCCGAAGCCGAAGCCCGCGCCAAGGCCATCGTGCTCGCAACAACGCACTACAACGATCCCAAGGTCCTTGCCGAAGTCAGCGAGCAGGTCAACAGCGCCATGAAGGGTCTCGCCGTCAGCACCATCGCTGAAGCCGACATGCTCCAGACGCGCGGTTGGTAA